From Pseudoalteromonas piratica:
CGTTTAAAAGGCACCTTAGAGCATTTTAATGGCAACACCTTTATTGTTCGTTGGCACGAAAAGTTGCTTGAAGCTGATGCCTTTATTGAATTTGAAATGAGTCCAAACAATCAAGTTCGCGCGGCAAAAATGCGAGCGGTTGCCCCAAGTGTGACTGACTTTAGTTTTGATTTTCATAACCTTAATTTGATCCCAATCAAATCTGACGCACCTTAACCGACCAAAGTAGCAAAGTCGGTACTTACTGACTTTGCTAGACTGGTGTTTAATTCAGCGATTGGAGAGCGGTATGCGAACAGCGATTATTTCACACACGGACTGTCGAAAGCACAGAATGATCCCAGATCACCCTGAATGTCCTTCGCGCCTTGATGCAATTAATGACCGCATGCTTGCCGCAGGTCTCGATATCGCACTGACTCACCTTGACGCACCGTTAGCAGAGCGTGAACAATTATTATTAGCTCACTCTGAAAGCTTAGTTAAGAAGGTTGAAAGCAACATACCCCACGAAGGACTCACTGATTTAGATGGTGACACTTGGCTGTGTCCTGACAGTTTAACTGCGGCCAAACGTGCAGCGGGATCTGGTTTGTTGGCAGTTGATAAAATTTTAGCGGGGGAGCTTGATGCCGCTTTTTGTGCCGTGCGTCCGCCCGGGCATCATGCCAACAAAGACACTTCTTCTGGTTTTTGTATCTTTAACAATGTTGCCATTGCGGCACGCTATGCGCAGCAGCAAGGTATCAAGCGCATCGCTATATTGGATATCGATGTACATCATGGAAATGGTACACAAGACATTTTTGTTGATGACCTTGATGTATTATTTTGTTCTATCTTCCAGCACCCTTTCTATCCTAATACAGCCATTGAGAGCAATGAGCATATCATTAATACGCCGATGACCGCAGGCATGGCTGGTGATGACTTTGAACGAGCCTTACTCGACACTTGGTTTCCTAAACTAAAGCAGTTTCAACCAGAGTTGATCTTTATTAGTGCGGGTTTTGATGCTCACTATGAAGATGATATGGGAGGCTTACAGTTAGTTGAAGCAGATTATTTATGGTTTACCGAGCAAGTTGTTTCACTCTGCGAACAAGTAGACTGTAAAGGCATTATCTCGATGCTTGAAGGTGGCTACAATAACTCCGCACTTGGCCGTTCTGTTGCAACACATTTAAAAGCGTTAACTGGCCTTTAATTTATTTGTTATCACTTTAGGTAAAGTTGTTAACTTTAATTTGAATTCCAAGATTAATTGTTCTGCATCAATTTTCACTATTGCAATTATACGTAGAATTCTTTTACCCGACGGTCTTTAAAAGGTTACTCATATGGCTCAATCAAGTAAAAAGCTGCGTGTTGAAGATGTTATGTCTACCGAGCTTTTAGTCTGCTCACCTGAGCAAAGTTTAGCTGATTGTGCGTGCCTTATGCGTAATGAAAACGTGAGCTCTATCTTTATCAAGCGAGATGGCCAGATCATTGGGGTCTGGACTGAGGGGGATTGCGCCAAAGTTGATTTTGCAGATCCTGAAGTATTTCATCAGCCTGTGGTGAACTACATGACATCACCTGTCAAAACCGTTGATCATCTTACCCAGTTATCTGAAGTCACCGTATTGTTCCATAGTTATGGTTTTCGCCATTTATTGGTGACAAAAGGGGATGATGGCGAACCTGCTGGTGTTATTAGTTTAAGTGATGTAGTTCGCAGTCAGGGGCTTGAGCATTATTTGCATTTTAAAACGATTGAAAGTAGCTATGTTGCCGAAGTACCCATTACTCAAGGTAATATTTCTGTAGCCAGTATCAGTGAAATAATGCGTCAAAGGCGATCGAATTTTGTCCTAATCGATAATCCAGATGTTGGTCAAACGGGTATTATCACGGAGCGTGATTTACTGACGATGTTAAGTCGCCAGAAAGTCGATAAACCGGCATGGCAATATGCCAGCTGGCCACTTTTAACTGTGCACTATACAACTAGCTTGTTTAAGGCATATCAAATTCTCAAGTTAAAGCAGATCCGTCATTTAATCGTTGAAGGTGATGACGGTGAAATCCTTGGCGTATTAGCACTTAGAAATATTCTCAGTGAAATTGAGTCTGCTTACATGCAAGAGCTTGAAACGGTTTTGCATCAGCGAGATCGCGCGTTAAAGAAATCCCAAAAGAACTTATATTTAGCAGAGCAAATTATCAATGCGTCGCCAGACGGGATTATGATAACGGATTCACGTAATACAATTATGCAAGTTAATCCGGCATTTACTCAGCTAACCGGTTATGGCGAACAAGAAGTGCTTGGCCAGAAGCCGTCAATGCTGAGCTCGGGTCGTCATGATAAACACTTCTATGACAAAATGTGGACCGAGCTTAGGCATAAAGGGGTATGGCAGGGAGAAATATATAACCGCAAACGCAATGGTGAGATTTTTCTTGAGTGGCTGACCATTATATGTATTCGTGAAAGTGCTGAAGAAGAAGCGCTGTATGCCGCAATCTTTAGTGATATCACTGAACGAAAGCGTAATGAAAAGCGCATTAAAACGCTTGCTTATTTTGATGAATTAACCCATTTACCGAATCGTCGTTTATTTAATGATCGCTTAGAAATGGCGTTAGCAACAGCGCATCGCGACAAAACAAAAATTGCGGTCATGTTTCTCGACTTAGATCACTTTAAACAAGTCAACGATACCTTAGGTCATAGCGCGGGAGATGCACTTTTAAAGCAAGTCGCAAAGCGTTTGCAGCACTGCATGCATGAAGGGGATACATTAGCGCGCTTAGGGGGCGATGAGTTTACGCTGTTATTGACCGAAATTGATGAGGTTAAAAATATCCACCGTTACGCAACAAGTTTAATTGAGGCGCTGCGTGAGCCAATTAAAATCGGCAACACAGAAATCGTCATAACAACTTCGATTGGTGGTGCAATTTACCCTGATGATGGCGAAGATGCTGAAACGTTATTAAAACATGCCGACATTGCGATGTATCGTTCGAAAGAGATTGGACGCAATTCATTTCAATTATATAAACCAGCTATGAATGCGCGTTCTCTGGAGCGTATGGCGATTGAAAATAAGCTTAAACAAGCGTTAAAAAATAATGAGTTTAGCCTTTATTACCAGCCCAAAATTGATAGCTTCACACATCAAATTGTCGGTGCAGAAGCGCTACTGCGTTGGCATGATAGTGAATTAGGTTTTATCTCACCTGCTAACTTTATTCCGCTTGCAGAAGAACTTGGATTAATTGTTGATATTGATATTTGGGTAATTAATGCGGTATGTAAGCAAATTCAGCAATGGCAAAACAAGGGGATATTTGATAGACGCATTTCAGCCAATGTGTCAGCGCTTCATTTTACCCAAGGAAACTTGGCTCAAAGCGTAGAGAATGCGTTAAATATTTGGCAAGTTGACGGCCGACTTCTTGAAATTGAAATTACTGAAAGTAGTTTCATTCGATCACTCGAAGATGCAAAGAAAGTACTTAAGGCGCTTAAACAATTAGGTGTTAGTTTATCGTTAGATGACTTTGGTACAGGTTATTCAGCGTTAAGTTACCTTGCACGGCTTCCGATTGACACACTGAAAATTGATGCCAGTTTTGTAGCCAAAGTGCCCGATGAATATGGCAATAGCCAAATAGTAAAAGCAATTGCAGCGATGGCCCATAGCCTTGAATTAAATTTAGTGGCTGAAGGTGTTGAGCAGGCGCATCAGTTGGCTTTTTTACAAGAACTAGATTGCCATGCCATCCAAGGTTACTTTTTTAGTAAACCCTTGAGTGTTGAACAGTTTGAGTTATTTTGCGAGGCACATCGCCCCGCAAAAATAGCGCTATCGGTTAGTAGCTAACTGTCACTTCGTAGGAGGTGAATTTACGAATATTAATCACACCACTATCAAAAATAAGATATTGGCCTTTTATACCTTGTAAAACGCCAGAAACCTCAGGGTTTTTATCGAAATTAAAGGAGCTTATTTTGGTTGGAAATTCTGAAACAGGGAAATCTAATTCGACAACTTCTTCATCTAATTCAGTAATCGCTGTAGCACCAAATAACTCACTTAGCTCGGTCAATTTAGGGCGAATTTGTTCAATTAACTCGGCACCGTGACGTTTTAAATCGATTGTTTCGCCATTACCTTTAAGCATGTTGCGCCAGTTTGTTTTATCGGCGATAAATTCTGCTAAAGCAACTTCTAACAATCCAGATTGATGGCGTGTAGCAACTTTAAAAATAGGCAATGCCTGAGTTGCACCTTGGTCAATCCAACGGGTTGGGATTTGTGTATGGCGAGTGATCCCAACTTTAATGGCGGTGGTATTTGCGAGGTACACGTAGTGTGGGATCATGCAATTTTCTTCGCCCCACTGAGGTTCACGGCAGGTACCTTGCTCAAAGTGACAAGTTTCAGGTTTCATAATGCACATATCGCAGCTTGCAAGTTTGCGCATACAGACAAAACAATGCCCTTGCGAATAGCTCTTTTTGGTTTTTTTACCACAG
This genomic window contains:
- a CDS encoding histone deacetylase family protein translates to MRTAIISHTDCRKHRMIPDHPECPSRLDAINDRMLAAGLDIALTHLDAPLAEREQLLLAHSESLVKKVESNIPHEGLTDLDGDTWLCPDSLTAAKRAAGSGLLAVDKILAGELDAAFCAVRPPGHHANKDTSSGFCIFNNVAIAARYAQQQGIKRIAILDIDVHHGNGTQDIFVDDLDVLFCSIFQHPFYPNTAIESNEHIINTPMTAGMAGDDFERALLDTWFPKLKQFQPELIFISAGFDAHYEDDMGGLQLVEADYLWFTEQVVSLCEQVDCKGIISMLEGGYNNSALGRSVATHLKALTGL
- a CDS encoding EAL domain-containing protein, with the protein product MAQSSKKLRVEDVMSTELLVCSPEQSLADCACLMRNENVSSIFIKRDGQIIGVWTEGDCAKVDFADPEVFHQPVVNYMTSPVKTVDHLTQLSEVTVLFHSYGFRHLLVTKGDDGEPAGVISLSDVVRSQGLEHYLHFKTIESSYVAEVPITQGNISVASISEIMRQRRSNFVLIDNPDVGQTGIITERDLLTMLSRQKVDKPAWQYASWPLLTVHYTTSLFKAYQILKLKQIRHLIVEGDDGEILGVLALRNILSEIESAYMQELETVLHQRDRALKKSQKNLYLAEQIINASPDGIMITDSRNTIMQVNPAFTQLTGYGEQEVLGQKPSMLSSGRHDKHFYDKMWTELRHKGVWQGEIYNRKRNGEIFLEWLTIICIRESAEEEALYAAIFSDITERKRNEKRIKTLAYFDELTHLPNRRLFNDRLEMALATAHRDKTKIAVMFLDLDHFKQVNDTLGHSAGDALLKQVAKRLQHCMHEGDTLARLGGDEFTLLLTEIDEVKNIHRYATSLIEALREPIKIGNTEIVITTSIGGAIYPDDGEDAETLLKHADIAMYRSKEIGRNSFQLYKPAMNARSLERMAIENKLKQALKNNEFSLYYQPKIDSFTHQIVGAEALLRWHDSELGFISPANFIPLAEELGLIVDIDIWVINAVCKQIQQWQNKGIFDRRISANVSALHFTQGNLAQSVENALNIWQVDGRLLEIEITESSFIRSLEDAKKVLKALKQLGVSLSLDDFGTGYSALSYLARLPIDTLKIDASFVAKVPDEYGNSQIVKAIAAMAHSLELNLVAEGVEQAHQLAFLQELDCHAIQGYFFSKPLSVEQFELFCEAHRPAKIALSVSS
- a CDS encoding DUF2797 domain-containing protein: MQATQHTGTLRKMQASHTSPISYQLPVGESLVALNELIGKQLTLTFNGNIFCSSCGKKTKKSYSQGHCFVCMRKLASCDMCIMKPETCHFEQGTCREPQWGEENCMIPHYVYLANTTAIKVGITRHTQIPTRWIDQGATQALPIFKVATRHQSGLLEVALAEFIADKTNWRNMLKGNGETIDLKRHGAELIEQIRPKLTELSELFGATAITELDEEVVELDFPVSEFPTKISSFNFDKNPEVSGVLQGIKGQYLIFDSGVINIRKFTSYEVTVSY